Within the Pengzhenrongella sicca genome, the region GAGACCGCCGGTTGGCTCAGGCCGTGCGCACGTGCGGCGCGACCGAGGCTGCCGAGCTCGGCGACCTCGAGCAGGAGCACCAGCGAGTCGAGGTCGGGGATCCGCGCGAGGTTCGCCCGCGACGTCGTCATGGCGCGACGGCCGCCGTGGTCGGTGGTTGCTGAGGCATAGCCCCACTCTATGGCCTGACATCAGCACGGCGGATGAGGTCATCACGGCGTGGTCCCTACTGCGAGCGCTCCACCGGGTCCAGGCTGGTGCCAGCACCCGACCGCCGAGCAGGAAGCCAACCCGTGACCCGCGACACCCTGGCCTTGCCACGTCGAGCTCCGGAACCGGGGCTCGAGCCGTCCGGGTCGGCCCGGGCCGCGGTGCCGGGCCTCGCGGCCGTCGCCGGCGCGACCGCGCTCGCGTTCGCGGTCGCGCACGTCGTCCCGGCACTGAACGCGGCGACGGTCGCCGTCGTCCTCGGCGCGCTGGCGGCGAACCTCGGGCTGCACCCGCCGGTGCTCCGGCCCGGCACCCACGTCGCGACGACCCGGCTCCTGCGCATCGCCGTCGTGCTGCTCGGCCTGCAGCTCGCCCTGCCCGACCTCGTCCACCTCGGCCTCGGCGGGCTGGCTGTCGTGCTCGGGACGGTGGCGGTGACGTTCACCGGGACGCAGTTGCTCGGCCGGGCGCTGGGCCTGCCGCCCGCCCGGTCGCTGCTCGTCGCGACGGGCTTCTCGATCTGTGGCGCGTCGGCCATCGCGGCGATGCGGGAGGTGGCCGGCGGAGAGGAGGAGGACACCGCCGTCGCGATCGCGCTCGTCACGCTCTGCGGGAGCCTCGCGATCGTCGTGCTGCCCGCGCTCGCGGGCCCGCTCGGCCTCGAGCCGGCCGCGTTCGGCGCGTGGGTCGGGGCCAGCGTGCACGACGTCGGCCAGGCCGTCGCGACCGCGAGCCGCGTCGACGGCGCGCTCACCACCGCCGTCGTGGTCAAGCTCAGCCGCGTCGTGCTCCTGGCGCCGCTCGTCGCCGCGGTCGCGCTCACGCGCCGGACCCGCCGCGGCGCGGCGGCAGGCGGGCGTCGGCCGCCGATCCTCCCGCTGTTCGTGGTCGGCTTCCTCGCCGCGATCGCGCTCCGTAGCGCCGAGCTCGTGCCGGACTCGGCGCTCGCCGTCGCCGCCGGCGCGCAGCACGTGCTCATGGTCGCCGCCCTCGCGGGCCTCGGCACCGGCATCGACCGGCGCACGCTCCGGGCGACGGGCGGCCGCACGCTCGGGCTGGGTCTCGCGTCCTGGCTCCTCGTCGCGGCGACGGCCTACGCGGGCGTGCGCCTCTTCCTAGCCTGACGCCCGCCGTCACGGGCGGGCGATCGTCCCGCCGAGCGTCTCGAACCCGCCGGGCGACGGCTGCCACCCGGCCCCCTCCCACCACGTGTGCTGCAGCGTCGAGTCCGTGCCGACGACGAACACGTCCAGCCGCCCCGGCCCCCAGGAGACGGCCGACCCAGCGGGGCGCGGCGCGCCGGACGTCGAGCCGAGCCAGCCCGCGAGCGCGGCGAGGTTCATCCGCAGGATGTCGAGCGCGAAGGCGTGGTCGATGAAGGCGAGCGTGTCGTTCGCCGAGTGGATGTGGCCGTTGGCGCTGTCGGCGCCCTCGATCGTCAGGACCGCGGGCAGGCCAGCGGTGATGAACGGCACGTGGTCGCTCGCGAACGGCGACAGCGAGGTCTCGACCCGCAGGCCCGTGTACGTCGCGGCGGCCGTGGCGAGGTCCGCGATGAGGCCCGCCGACACGGTCGCGCCCTCGAGCAGCACCGTCGGGGCGGGGGAGTTGCGCGTCGCGATCATGTCCATGTTCAGGACCGCGCGCAGGCGGGCGCGGTCGGCACCGGGCAGCGCGGCGACGTACTGCTGGCTGCCGTGCAGGCCCTGCTCCTCGCCGCCGAACAGGATCAGCCGCACGTCGGCGCGCCACGCGTGGGCCGCCAGGACGCGAGCGAGCTCGAGCACGCCCGCCGAGCCGCTCGCGTTGTCGTCGGCCCCGGGCGCGCTCGCGGCTGGCCCGCCGGCGAGGTTCACGGAGTCGAGGTGCGCGGTGATCAGGACGAGGTCGCGCGGTCCGCTGCCCACCCCGGCGCGGTCGCCGATCACGTTCTCGCTCGTCCCGGCGCCGACCGTGATCGGGACGCGGGTCGCCGCGAAGCCGAGCGCGGTCATCCGGGCCGCGGCCCAGCCGGCCGCCGTCGCGAAGTGCGTGCTGAGCGAGTGGCGCGTCGGCAGCCCGGCGAGCCAGGCGACGTCGGCGGCGTAGAGCGGGCTCGAGAGCTCGCCGAGCAGGCCGGCGATCGCGGGGTCCACCCGGGCGGGCGGCGCGGCCGGTAGCCCGACGACGACGGCGTCGGCCGGCAGGGGCTCGACCCGCCAGTGCGCGTGCTCGTCGGCGCCGGGCTCGGCGTCGGGCGTGACGGCGAGCAGGGACGGGTCGGTGTCCGCCACGACCAGGTGCCGGCCGTGCTCGAGCACCGGCGTGAGGTCGGGGTGCGCGTCCTGGAACGACCGGCCCACCTGGGTGATGAGCAGCAGTCGGTCGGCGGTCCGCGCGCCGCGGCCGAGGCGCGCGGGCTCCGGCGCCCAGGTCACGACGCGGTCGGCGAACCGCGCCCAGTGGGTGCCGCGCGGCGCGACGTCGTCGGCCCTGCCCGAGCGTTCGTCCGGGGCGACGACGTACCCGGTCATGTCGGGCCCCCCGCCGGGGTGTCCACGGCGCGGACCTCCAGCACGTCGGGTGCCGTCTGGACCGCCCGCAGCGCGGTGCCGCCGACGGCGCCGCGCGCCACCGCGCCGCCCGCGGGGTCCGGCTCCCAGCGGCCCGGCCTGGCCTCGGACCCGTCGCCGCGGCCGATCGCCCACTCGACGAAGCTGCCGTCGGCCCCGAACTCGAGCCCGCGCCTGCCTCGCGCCGGGGGGAAGTTGAACTCGGGACGGCGGTAGACGGCGACGCCGTCGTGGTCGTCCTCGGACGAGTGCACCCAGCGTCCGAGCAGCTGGACCTCCGGAGCCGGCATGGCGGCCTCTCTCTCGTGCCCGGGTGGTGGCGGGCCGGCCGGAACCGGCCCGCCACCACCCGGACTCCTGTGTCGTGCGTCGGCTGCGGCTGCGGCTGCGGCTACGAGCGCGCCGCGGCCGACATCTCGCCCTGCTGCGGCTGCTTCATCGCCGGGAACGCGGGCCGGGGCGGCCCGCTCTCGATCGCCGCCGCGGGCTGGCCCTGACGCAGGTCGCTGACGACGCCGCCGAGCGACTCGTACCCGGAGACCGACGGGCCCCAGGCGTTGCCGTCCCACCACTTGTGGAACAGCGCACTGTCGGTGCCGGTCACGAACACGTCAAGCCGGTTCGGGCCCCACGCGGTGACCCGCGGCGCCGAGGTGATGACGCCGCCGAGGGACTCCCAGCCGGTGACCGACGGGCCCCAGGCGTTGCCGTCCCACCACTTGTGCC harbors:
- a CDS encoding M28 family metallopeptidase, coding for MTGYVVAPDERSGRADDVAPRGTHWARFADRVVTWAPEPARLGRGARTADRLLLITQVGRSFQDAHPDLTPVLEHGRHLVVADTDPSLLAVTPDAEPGADEHAHWRVEPLPADAVVVGLPAAPPARVDPAIAGLLGELSSPLYAADVAWLAGLPTRHSLSTHFATAAGWAAARMTALGFAATRVPITVGAGTSENVIGDRAGVGSGPRDLVLITAHLDSVNLAGGPAASAPGADDNASGSAGVLELARVLAAHAWRADVRLILFGGEEQGLHGSQQYVAALPGADRARLRAVLNMDMIATRNSPAPTVLLEGATVSAGLIADLATAAATYTGLRVETSLSPFASDHVPFITAGLPAVLTIEGADSANGHIHSANDTLAFIDHAFALDILRMNLAALAGWLGSTSGAPRPAGSAVSWGPGRLDVFVVGTDSTLQHTWWEGAGWQPSPGGFETLGGTIARP
- a CDS encoding YeiH family protein; amino-acid sequence: MTRDTLALPRRAPEPGLEPSGSARAAVPGLAAVAGATALAFAVAHVVPALNAATVAVVLGALAANLGLHPPVLRPGTHVATTRLLRIAVVLLGLQLALPDLVHLGLGGLAVVLGTVAVTFTGTQLLGRALGLPPARSLLVATGFSICGASAIAAMREVAGGEEEDTAVAIALVTLCGSLAIVVLPALAGPLGLEPAAFGAWVGASVHDVGQAVATASRVDGALTTAVVVKLSRVVLLAPLVAAVALTRRTRRGAAAGGRRPPILPLFVVGFLAAIALRSAELVPDSALAVAAGAQHVLMVAALAGLGTGIDRRTLRATGGRTLGLGLASWLLVAATAYAGVRLFLA